The stretch of DNA aggtggagagatgggtgaggagagggaaggtggagagatgggtgaggagagggaaggtggagagatgggtgaggagagggaaggtggagagggtgggtgaggagagggaaggtGGAGAGATGGGTGAGGAGATGGAAGGTGGAGggatggggtgaggagagggaaggtggagagatgggtgaggagagggaaggtggagagggaaggtggagagatgggtgaggagagggaaggtggagatatgggtgaggagagggaaggtGGAGAGATGGGTGAGAGACAATGGGAGTGTAAGGAGAGGGTGGGTGAGAGACAATGGGAGTGtaaggagagggtgtgtgagagacaaTGGGAGTGTAAGGAGAGGgtgggtgaggagagggaaggtGGAGAGATGGGTGAGAGACAATGGGAGTGTAAGGAGAGGGTGGGTGAGAGACAATGGGAGTGTAAGGAGAGGGTGGGTGAGAGACAAT from Oncorhynchus kisutch isolate 150728-3 linkage group LG15, Okis_V2, whole genome shotgun sequence encodes:
- the LOC116353715 gene encoding late embryogenesis abundant protein 1-like; translation: MGEEREGGEMGERQWECKERVGERQWECKERVCERQWECKERVGEEREGGEMGERQWECKERVGERQWECKERVGERQWECKERVGEERGGGEMGERQWECKRRVGERQWECKERVG